The following is a genomic window from Candidatus Krumholzibacteriia bacterium.
CTTGCCTCTAATCCTCGACAAAAGCCCCCGATCTCCCCTGCCTGTTTCGTTTGACCGTCAGGAATGTGTAAGCATTGAGAATATCACTTTAGATTTGAATCGAGGCTTCAAAATGAAATCAATCGTTGTAGGGGTTCTCATCTCAGTCGTAGCACTGTTTACGGGATTATGTGGGCAACACATTCTTCTGCAAGCAGTTGCGCCCGAAATCCCGGGGATGGTGCTTGTGATGCCGGGGAGTTTTGACATGGGTTCGCCCGATTCTGAGCCAGGCCGTTGTGACGATGAAGGCCTGCATACAGTTACCCTGTCCACGCCCTTCTACATGGGTGCCACCGAAGTTACAAGAGCTGAGTACTACGAGATGGAGCAGTGGGCCTATGCCGAGGGTCTTGTCTCTGTTGATGGCGATCACATCGTTGACAATCTTGACGGATCGACACAGGCACTCCGGAGGTTGTCGAAAGGGGAGGCAGTGGGCCGGGCCAGCGGCGCAGACAGTGTCAAGAGACCCGATTTTCCAATGCCGGGAAGCTGGTACCGTGCCGTTAGTTACTGTGACTGGAGGAGCCTGAGAGAGGGCCTTCCCCGTGCCTATAATCACAGTACCTGGCGATGCAACGATCACAATCCCTATGGCGCGCAAGGTTATCGTCTGCCTACCGAGGCAGAGTGGGAGTATGCCTGCAGGGCGGGCAGCGTCACGGCCTTTTCAAACGGCGAGATTACTGACAAAGAACTTCGTTCGAGCACAGTCCTCGAAGATGTCGCTTGGTATCAGAGGAATGCGTACAAGTGGCCCTATGGTGCGTCTTCCAAGTCGGTAGGAAGCAAGCTCCCCAATGCATGGGGTTTCTTTGACATGCACGGGAATGCGTGGGAGTGGTGCAATGACAACTGGGGCGAGTACAGCAAGGACGGGTCCGACCCAAGAGGCTCACTGTCTGGTTCGGAGCGAGTCCTGCGTGGTGGAGGCGCAGGCAACAAGGCCATGCACTGCCGTTCCGCATTCCGTACGCATCTCCCTCCCGCTCCCTCAAGTGAAAGGAAAGGGTGTGGCGTATTGGGCTTCCGCATTGTGAGGTCGGCGTTCTAGCTTCTTGTGACGCAAGGGCTTGTCACCTTGCCTGGATTGATGGTCAGCCCCCGGCGGAAAAACTCTCGCCGGGGGCTTTCCTGAGAGGGAAAAGCGTGCTATGTTCCCTCCCTTCCCCCGAAACGAGGTGAGCGAATGGGCTTCATTCCCACGGAAAAGCTGACGAATGTGA
Proteins encoded in this region:
- a CDS encoding formylglycine-generating enzyme family protein, with protein sequence MKSIVVGVLISVVALFTGLCGQHILLQAVAPEIPGMVLVMPGSFDMGSPDSEPGRCDDEGLHTVTLSTPFYMGATEVTRAEYYEMEQWAYAEGLVSVDGDHIVDNLDGSTQALRRLSKGEAVGRASGADSVKRPDFPMPGSWYRAVSYCDWRSLREGLPRAYNHSTWRCNDHNPYGAQGYRLPTEAEWEYACRAGSVTAFSNGEITDKELRSSTVLEDVAWYQRNAYKWPYGASSKSVGSKLPNAWGFFDMHGNAWEWCNDNWGEYSKDGSDPRGSLSGSERVLRGGGAGNKAMHCRSAFRTHLPPAPSSERKGCGVLGFRIVRSAF